The Lycium barbarum isolate Lr01 chromosome 9, ASM1917538v2, whole genome shotgun sequence genome has a segment encoding these proteins:
- the LOC132612324 gene encoding nuclear transcription factor Y subunit C-2-like: protein MRQAGAYSRILSRKTGPHSLPLARIKKIMKKSSDDVKMISGEAPIVFSKACELFIEELTKGAWINMTNMHEKRRSTLHKEDVASAVIATDVFDFLVNLVTHDNNCELKEDSHQVIMET, encoded by the coding sequence ATGAGGCAAGCAGGGGCATATTCAAGAATTCTTTCAAGAAAAACAGGTCCACACTCATTGCCACTAGCAAGAATCAAGAAAATAATGAAGAAATCAAGTGATGATGTGAAGATGATATCTGGTGAAGCTCCCATTGTTTTTTCAAAGGCATGTGAATTATTCATTGAAGAGCTCACAAAGGGGGCATGGATTAATATGACCAATATGcatgaaaaaagaagaagtacACTTCATAAAGAAGATGTTGCATCTGCTGTTATAGCCACTGATGTTTTTGATTTTCTCGTTAATTTGGTTACTCATGATAATAATTGTGAGTTGAAGGAGGACTCTCATCAAGTTATAATGGAAACATAG